Proteins encoded within one genomic window of Streptosporangiales bacterium:
- a CDS encoding IS982 family transposase has translation VFTRVAQRLLAMAAGIWHNWTTGVTSKRSLTAYDH, from the coding sequence GTATTCACCCGAGTCGCCCAACGCCTGCTGGCCATGGCCGCCGGGATCTGGCACAACTGGACCACCGGCGTCACCAGCAAACGATCACTCACCGCCTACGACCACTGA